From a region of the Acanthochromis polyacanthus isolate Apoly-LR-REF ecotype Palm Island chromosome 3, KAUST_Apoly_ChrSc, whole genome shotgun sequence genome:
- the htt gene encoding huntingtin isoform X7: protein MATMEKLMKAFESLKSFQQQQGPPTAEELVQRQKKEQATTKKDRVTHCLTICENIVAQSLRTSPEFQKLLGIAMEMFLLCSDDSESDVRMVADECLNKIIKALMDSNLPRLQLELYKEIKKNGASRSLRAALWRFAELAHLIRPQKCRPYLVNLLPCLTRITKRQEEMVQETLAAAMPKIMSALGHFANDSEIKVLLKSFVANLKSSSPTIRRTAASSAVSVCQHSRRTSYFYTWLLNVLLGLLVPVDEEHPSHLILGVLLTLRYLMPLLQQQVNTTSLKGSFGVMRKEADVQPTPEQLLQVYELTLHYTQHWDHNVVTAALELLQQVFRTPPPELLHMLITPGSIPHASVFRQDTENRARSGSILELIAGGGSSCSPLLLRKQRGKMLSGEEDALEDDPERTEVTTGAFTASVVGADGSSAAQVDIITEQPRSSQHTLQPGDSVDLSASSEQGGGGGGTSASGTPESPNDNEEEMLSQSSSGGANVTPETADYTTPENATPEGGPLGEGGPLLGTNDRSLPPSDSSQTTTEGPDSAVTPSDVAELVLDGSESQYSGMQIGTLQDEEDEGAASSSQEEPPEPFLQSALALSKPHLFEGRGHNRQGSDSSVDRFIPKDEPTEPEPDNKPSRVKGPIGHYTDQGVEPLVHCVRLLAASFLLTGQKNGLIPDKEVRVSVKALAVSCVGAAAALHPEAFFNSLYLEPLDGIPVEEQQYISDVLGLIDHGDPQIRGATAILCGAIIQAALTKTRYNIHTWLAGVNSATGNPLSLVDLVPLLQKALKDESSVTCKLACSAVRHCIMTVCSSTLSELGLQLVIDLFALRDSSYWLVRTELLETLAELDFRLVNFLERKTEALHKGGHHYTGRLRLQERVLNDVVIRLLGDDDPRVRHVAASAVSRLVSRLFYDCDQGQVDPVVAIARDQSSVYLQLLMHETQPPSQFTVSTITRTYRGYNLSNAVSDVTLENNLSRVVTAVSHAFTSSTSRALTFGCCEALCLLASNFPVGTWSTGWHCGYISSSSHFSSRSSLNRSRGRALSLSQPSSAPASSTASSAPDTERRTLTVGMANMVLSLLSSAWFPLDLSAHQDALLLSGNLLAAVAPKCMRNPWAGEEEGSSGSTSGGPNKMEEPWAALSERSLVAMLEQLFSHLLKVLNICAHVLDDTPPGPAVKAALPSLSNTPSLSPIRRKGKEKEAAEPSAAPMSPKKSNEVNTGRPADSAGSTAVNKSTTLGSFYHLPPYLKLYDVLKATHANYRVTLDLHSSQEKFGSFLRATLDVLSQLLELATLHDIGKCVEEILGYLKSCFSREPTMATVCVQQLLKTLFGTNLASQYEGVLSGPSRSQGKALRLGSSSLRPGLYHYCFMAPYTHFTQALADASLRNMVQAEQEQDTSGWFDVMQKASNQLRSNIANATRHRGDKNAIHNHIRLFEPLVIKALKQYTTSTSVALQRQVLDLLAQLVQLRVNYCLLDSDQVFIGFVLKQFEYIEVGQFRDSEAIIPSIFFFLVLLSYERYHSKQIISIPKIIQLCDGIMASGRKAVTHAIPALQPIVHDLFVLRGSNKADAGKELDTQKEVVVSMLLRLVQYHQVLEMFILVLQQCHKENEDKWKRLSRQIADVILPMIAKQQMHLDSPEALGVLNTLFETVAPSSLRPVDMLLKSMFTIPVTMASVATVQLWVSGILAVLRVLVSQSTEDIVLSRVHELSLSPHLLSCHTIRRLHQQSLSPNGQPAADTLTNQEANGESQKAPPEETFARFLLQLVGVLLDDISTRQVKVDITEQQHTFYCQQLGTLLMCLIHVFKSGMFRRITAAASRLLKGESAGGQTGTDATLFYPLEGLNSMVQCLITTHPSLVLLWCQVLLIINYTNYSWWAEVHQTPKRHSLSCTKLLSPHSSGEGEEDKPESQLAMVNREIVRRGALILFCDYVCQNLHDSEHLTWLIVNHVRDLINLSHEPPVQDFISAVHRNSAASGLFIQAIQSRCDNLTTPTMLKKTLQCLEGIHLSQSGSLLMLYVDKLLSTPFRVLARMVDTLACRRVEMLLAETLQNSIAQLPLEELDRIQEYLQSSGLAQRHQRFYSLLDRFRATVADTNSPTPPVTSHPLDGDPPPAPELVIADKEWYVALVKSQCCLRGDVSLLETTELLTKLPPADLFNIMSCKEFNLSLLCPCLSMGVQRLARGQGSLLLETALQVTLEQLAGVTGSLPAPHQSFLPPPQPQPQPYWDQLGVVYDQPGFYPRVLSLCRALSQYLLTVNQLPSSLHIPSDKEHLITTFTCSATEVVVWRLLQNQLPLSVDLQWALSCLCLALQQPCVWNKLSTPEYSTHTCSLIYCLRLIIVAVAVSPGDQLLHPEKKKTKEERDAEGDQVDSAHAAHMCEWQACEIMAELVEGLQSVLSLGHHRNCVFPAFLTPTLRNIVISLSRLPLVNSYTRVPPLVWKLGWSPQPGGEFGTTLPEIPVDFLQEKDVFREFLYRINTLGWSSRTQFEETWATLLGVLVTQPITMDQEEETQQEEDLERTQLNVLAVQAITSLVLSAMTLPTAGNPAVSCLEQQPRNKSLKALETRFGRKLAVIRGEVEREIQALVSKRDNVHTHHPYHAWDPVPSLSAASTAGTLISHEKLLLQINTEREIGNMDYKLGQVSIHSVWLGNNITPLREEEWGEDEEDEADTPAPTSPPISPINSRKHRAGVDIHSCSQFLLELYSQWLIPGSPSNRRTPTILISEVVRSLLAVSDLFTERNQFDMMFSTLMELQKLHPPEDEILNQYLVPAICKAAAVLGMDKVIAEPVCRLLETTLRSTHLPSRMGALHGVLYVLECDLLDDTAKQLIPTVSEYLLSNLRAIAHCVNLHNQQHVLVMCAVAFYMMENYPLDVGAEFMAGVIQLCGVMVSASEDSTPSVIYHCVLRGLERLLLSEQLSRVDGEALVKLSVDRVNMPSPHRAMAALGLMLTCMYTGKEKASPASRPAHSDPQAPDSESIIVAMERVSVLFDRIRKGLPSEARVVSRILPQFLDDFFPPQDVMNKVIGEFLSNQQPYPQFMATVVYKVFQTLHATGQSSMVRDWVLLSLSNFTQRTPVAMAMWSLSCFFVSASTSQWISALLPHVISRMGSSEVVDVNLFCLVAMDFYRHQIDEELDRRAFQSVFETVASPDSPYYQLLGCLQSIHQDTSL from the exons AAAAAAGGAGCAAGCTACCACAAAGAAGGACAGGGTGACCCACTGTCTGACAATATGTGAAAACATTGTGGCTCAGTCTCTGAG AACATCTCCAGAgtttcagaaactgcttggcATCGCCATGGAGATGTTCCTACTCTGCAGTGATGACAGCGAATCAGATGTGCGGATGGTAGCCGATGAGTGCCTGAACAAAATTATCAAA GCGTTGATGGACTCCAACTTGCCTAGACTCCAGCTGGAGTtgtacaaagaaattaaaaag AATGGTGCCTCTCGGAGTCTGAGGGCAGCTTTGTGGAGGTTTGCTGAGCTTGCCCACCTCATCAGACCACAGAAATGCAG ACCCTACCTGGTCAACCTGTTGCCGTGCCTCACCAGAATCACCAAGCGACAGGAGGAGATGGTGCAGGAGACACTGGCTGCAGCAATGCCCAAGATCATGTCAGCTTTGGGACATTTTGCTAATGACAGTGAGATTAAG GTGCTGCTGAAGTCTTTTGTGGCCAATCTGAAGTCCAGCTCCCCCACTATCAGACGGACAGCAGCCAGTTCAGCtgtcagtgtgtgccaacactCCAGACGCACCAGCTACTTCTACACCTGGCTTCTTAATGTGCTGCTGG GTCTGCTGGTTCCAGTGGATGAGGAACACCCGAGCCATCTTATTCTGGGGGTGCTGTTAACGCTTCGCTACCTGATGCCTCTGCTGCAGCAGCAAGTCAACACCACCAGCCTCAAAGGAAGCTTTGGAGTCATGAGAAAAGAGGCTGATGTTCAGCCAACGCCTGAACAACTGCTACAG GTGTACGAGCTGACCCTACACTACACGCAGCACTGGGATCACAATGTAGTCACAGCTGCTCTGGAGCTCCTGCAGCAGGTGTTCAGGACTCCCCCACCAGAGCTTTTGCACATGCTCATTACTCCCGGCAGCATTCCACATGCCAGTGTGTTTCGACAGGACACGGAAAACCGAGCGCGTTCTGGGAGCATCCTTGAGCTCATTG CAGGGGGAGGGTCTTCCTGCAGTCCACTCCTTCTCAGGAAACAGAGAG GTAAAATGCTCTCTGGGGAGGAAGATGCGTTGGAGGATGACCCTGAGAGGACTGAGGTCACGACAGGCGCCTTCACAG CATCGGTTGTAGGTGCAGATGGCTCATCCGCGGCCCAGGTGGACATCATCACTGAGCAGCCACGCTCCTCCCAGCACACTCTGCAACCCGGTGACTCCGTGGACCTCAGTGCCTCCTCAGAGCAGGGCGGCGGTGGAGGCGGGACATCTGCATCGGGCACCCCTGAGTCACCCAATGACAACGAGGAGGAAATGCTGAGTCAGAGCTCCAGTGGTGGAGCCAACGTTACACCAGAAACAGCTGACTACACCACACCGGAGAACGCCACTCCAGAGGGCGGGCCCTTAGGAGAAGGAGGGCCACTCCTAGGCACTAATGATCGCTCACTTCCACCCAGCGACTCCTCTCAGACCACCACAGAGGGACCGGACTCGGCTGTCACCCCTTCAGACGTAGCAGAACTG GTCCTGGACGGCAGTGAGAGTCAGTACTCTGGGATGCAGATCGGAACACTGcaagatgaagaggatgaaggagCAGCGTCTTCCTCCCAAGAAGAACCCCCAGAACCCTTCCTGCAGTCAGCATTGG CTCTGAGCAAACCCCACCTCTTTGAAGGCAGAGGTCACAACCGGCAGGGCTCAGACAGCAGCGTGGACCGCTTCATACCAAAGGACGAACCCACTGAGCCTGAACCTGATAATAAG CCATCACGAGTAAAGGGTCCCATTGGACACTATACTGACCAGGGGGTGGAACCACTAGTGCACTGTGTGCGACTTCTTGCTGCTTCCTTCTTGCTGACAGGCCAAAAAAATG GTTTGATTCCTGACAAAGAGGTGCGAGTAAGTGTGAAGGCCTTGGCAGTCAGCTGTGTTGGAGCAGCGGCGGCACTGCATCCCGAAGCCTTTTTTAATTCCCTGTATCTGGAGCCGCTGGACGGTATTCCAGTAGAAG AGCAGCAGTATATCAGTGATGTTCTGGGCCTCATTGACCATGGAGATCCTCAGATCAGAGGGGCCACAGCCATCCTCTGTGGAGCCATCATACAGGCCGCTCTCACCAAAACACGCTACAACATACACACTTGGCTGGCCGGTGTGAACAGTGCAACAGGTAACCCACTGTCCCTGGTGGACTTGGTGCCTTTGCTCCAAAAAGCTCTGAAGGATGAATCCTCTGTCACCTGCAAGTTGGCTTGTTCTGCAGTGAGG CACTGCATCATGACGGTGTGCAGCAGTACACTGAGTGAGCTCGGCCTGCAGTTGGTAATAGATCTGTTTGCTCTGAGGGACTCCTCTTATTGGCTCGTTCGCACTGAGCTCTTGGAAACTCTGGCTGAATTGGATTTCCG aTTAGTTAATTTCTTGGAGAGGAAAACTGAGGCTTTACACAAAGGAGGTCACCACTACACTGGG CGTCTGCGACTGCAAGAAAGGGTCCTGAATGATGTGGTGATACGTCTGTTGGGAGATGATGATCCAAGAGTACGGCATGTTGCCGCCTCGGCTGTCAGCAG ACTGGTTTCCAGGTTGTTCTATGACTGTGATCAGGGCCAGGTGGACCCAGTGGTGGCGATAGCTCGGGACCAGAGTTCAGTCTACCTGCAGCTGCTTATGCATGAGACACAACCCCCCTCCCAGTTCACAGTTAGCACAATCACAAG AACATACCGAGGCTACAACCTGTCCAACGCTGTGTCGGACGTCACATTGGAGAACAACTTGTCCAGAGTTGTTACTGCCGTCTCCCACGCTTTCACCTCATCTACCTCCAGAGCCCTGACT TTTGGCTGCTGTGAGGCCTTGTGCCTCCTGGCTTCAAATTTTCCAGTGGGCACTTGGAGCACAGGCTGGCACTGTGGCTATATTAGCTCCAGCAGCCACTTTTCTTCCCGTTCCAGTCTCAACCGCAGCAGGGGCAGAGCTCTTAG TTTGTCACAGCCCAGCAGCGCTCCAGCCTCTTCGACCGCCTCGTCTGCGCCTGACACTGAGCGGAGGACTCTGACCGTAGGAATGGCCAACATGGTGCTCTCTTTGCTATCTTCTGCCTGGTTTCCACTGGATCTCTCAGCACATCAAGACGCACTCTTGCTTTCTGGCAACCTGCTTGCTG CTGTGGCTCCTAAATGCATGCGCAACCCTTGGGCTGGAGAGGAGGAAGGCAGTAGCGGGAGCACCAGTGGAGGTCCAAATAAGATGGAAGAGCCTTGGGCGGCACTGTCGGAGCGCTCCCTGGTGGCAATGCTGGAACAGCTCTTCTCCCACCTGCTGAAGGTCCTCAACATCTGCGCCCATGTGTTGGATGACACACCACCAGGACCAGCAGTAAAG GCTGCTCTTCCCTCACTGAGCAACACCCCCTCCCTCAGTCCCATCCGTAGAAAAGGCAAGGAGAAAGAGGCTGCTGAGCCCAGTGCTGCCCCAATGAGCCCAAAGAAAAGCAATGAGGTCAACACAG GCAGACCAGCAGACAGCGCAGGGTCCACAGCAGTAAACAAATCCACCACCCTCGGCAGCTTCTACCACCTGCCCCCCTACCTCAAGCTCTATGATGTGCTCAAAGCTACACATGCCAACTACAGG GTGACGTTGGACCTCCACAGCAGCCAGGAGAAGTTTGGAAGTTTCCTGCGGGCCACCTTGGATGTTCTGTCTCAGCTGCTTGAACTGGCTACACTACACGACATCGGCAAG TGTGTGGAGGAAATCTTGGGATACCTCAAGTCCTGCTTCTCCAGAGAACCAACCATGGCTACTGTTTGTGTACAACAG TTATTGAAGACCCTGTTTGGGACCAACCTGGCCTCCCAATATGAAGGTGTCCTGAGTGGACCCAGCCGTTCCCAGGGCAAGGCTCTCCGTCTCGGCTCTTCCAGCCTCCGACCAGGCCTCTACCACTACTGCTTCATGGCTCCATACACACACTTCACCCAGGCTCTGGCTGATGCTAGTCTTCGCAATATGGTGCAGGCTGAGCAGGAACAGGACACCTCTGG ATGGTTTGATGTGATGCAAAAAGCATCCAATCAGCTGAGGTCCAACATCGCAAATGCAACACGTCACAGAGGAGATAAG AATGCCATCCACAACCACATTCGACTGTTTGAACCGCTGGTGATCAAAGCTTTGAAGCAGTACACCACCAGCACCTCTGTGGCCCTGCAGAGACAAGTGCTGGACCTTCTCGCCCAACTTGTGCAACTCAGAGTCAACTACTGCCTACTCGACTCAGATCAG GTCTTCATAGGCTTTGTTCTAAAGCAGTTTGAGTATATTGAAGTGGGACAGTTCCG AGATTCTGAGGCCATCATTCCCAGCATCTTTTTCTTCCTGGTGCTGCTGTCTTATGAGCGCTACCATTCCAAACAGATTATCAGCATccccaaaattattcaactcTGTGATGGCATCATGGCCAGCGGCAGGAAGGCTGTCACACACG CTATTCCAGCCTTGCAGCCGATAGTTCATGACTTGTTTGTCTTGAGGGGCTCAAACAAAGCAGATGCAGGCAAAGAACTGGATACACAGAAAGAAGTGGTGGTTTCTATGCTGCTCAGACTCGTACAGTACCATCAG GTGCTGGAGATGTTCATCCTTGTACTGCAGCAGTGTCACAAAGAGAATGAAGACAAGTGGAAGAGATTGTCCAGACAGATTGCTGATGTTATACTTCCCATGATTGCCAAGCAACAG ATGCATCTGGACTCTCCAGAGGCACTGGGAGTGTTAAACACACTGTTTGAGACTGTGGCCCCTTCCTCTCTCAGACCTGTAGACATGCTGCTCAAGAGTATGTTCACCATTCCAGTGACCATG GCATCCGTAGCTACAGTCCAGCTGTGGGTTTCTGGTATCCTGGCAGTGCTCAGGGTACTAGTCTCCCAGTCCACTGAAGACATCGTCCTGTCCCGGGTCCATGAGCTCTCACTCTCCCCACATCTCCTCTCCTGCCACACAATCCGCCGCCTGCATCAGCAGAGCCTCTCCCCCAATGGCCAgcctgctgctgacacactcaCTAACCAAGAGGCTAATGGTGAATCACAAAAGGCTCCACCTGAGGAAACCTTTGCCCG GTTCCTCCTTCAGCTGGTAGGCGTCCTGCTGGATGACATTTCCACCAGGCAGGTTAAAGTGGACATTACTGAGCAGCAACACACTTTCTACTGCCAACAGCTGGGCACGCTACTCATGTGTCTCATACATGTCTTCAAAAGTG GAATGTTTCGCAGGATCACAGCTGCAGCTAGCCGTCTCTTAAAGGGCGAGAGTGCTGGTGGACAGACGGGCACTGACGCCACTCTCTTCTACCCCTTAGAGGGTCTGAACAGCATGGTGCAGTGCCTCATCACTACGCACCCATCCCTGGTGCTCCTCTGGTGCCAGGTCCTCCTCATCATCAACTACACCAACTACTCCTGGTGGGCTGAGGTTCATCAGACACCCAA AAGACACAGCCTTTCATGCACAAAGCTGCTAAGCCCACACTCCTCAGGGGAAGGTGAAGAGGACAAGCCTGAGTCCCAGTTAGCCATGGTCAACAGAGAGATTGTTCGCCGAGGAGCCCTAATCCTCTTCTGTGACTATGTG TGTCAGAACCTCCATGACTCCGAGCATCTGACCTGGCTGATTGTTAACCATGTGCGTGACCTCATCAACCTTTCCCATGAGCCTCCAGTGCAGGACTTCATCAGCGCTGTCCACCGCAACTCGGCTGCCAGCGGCCTCTTTATCCAGGCCATTCAGTCCCGCTGTGACAACCTCACTACT CCAACCATGTTGAAAAAGACTTTGCAATGTTTGGAAGGTATCCACCTCAGTCAGTCTGGTTCTCTCCTGATGCTTTATGTGGACAAGCTGCTCAGTACACCCTTCAGGGTTTTGGCTCGCATGGTGGACACACTGGCATGTCGCAGGGTGGAGATGCTGCTGGCTGAGACACTACAG AATAGTATAGCCCAGCTGCCTCTGGAGGAACTGGACAGGATCCAAGAATACCTTCAGTCCAGTGGCTTGGCTCAGAG GCATCAGAGGTTCTACTCCCTGCTGGACAGGTTCAGAGCTACTGTTGCTGACACTAACAGCCCCACCCCCCCAGTGACATCACACCCCTTAGATGGAGATCCACCCCCTGCCCCTGAACTGGTCATTGCAGATAAG gagTGGTATGTGGCTCTGGTGAAGTCTCAATGCTGTCTTCGTGGAGACGTTTCCCTGTTGGAGACAACAGAACTTCTTACCAAACTACCTCCCGCTGATCTCTTCAACATCATGAGCTGCAAG GAGTTCAACCTTAGTCTGTTGTGTCCATGCCTGAGTATGGGAGTGCAGCGGTTAGCACGGGGTCAGGGGTCACTTTTGTTGGAGACAGCCTTGCAAGTGACCCTCGAGCAACTAGCAGGGGTCACCGGGTCACTTCCTGCCCCACACCAGTCCTTCCTGCCGCCGCCCCAACCCCAACCACAACCCTACTGGGACCAACTGGGTGTTGTTTATG ATCAGCCAGGCTTCTACCCCAgggttttgtcactttgcagaGCGCTGTCTCAGTATCTGCTGACTGTGAACCAGCTACCTTCTTCATTACATATTCCCTCTGACAAAGAGCACCTCATTACCACTTTCACCTGCAGTGCCACTGAG GTTGTAGTGTGGCGTCTGCTCCAGAACCAATTGCCCCTGAGTGTGGACCTGCAGTGGGCTCTGTCCTGCTTGTGTCTGGCCCTGCAGCAGCCCTGCGTCTGGAACAAACTGTCCACACCAGAGtactccacacacacatgctcccTCATCTACTGCCTCCGCCTCATTATTGTTGCAG TGGCTGTAAGCCCTGGCGACCAGCTGCTgcatcctgaaaaaaaaaagacaaaagaagagagagatgCTGAAGGAGACCAAGTTGATTCTGCACATGCCGCCC ACATGTGCGAGTGGCAGGCATGTGAGATCATGGCAGAGCTGGTGGAAGGCCTGCAGAGCGTCCTTTCTCTGGGTCACCATAGAAACTGTGTGTTCCCCGCTTTTCTCACACCAACATTGCGCAACATTGTCATCAGTCTATCCCGGCTGCCTCTGGTCAATAGTTACACCCGAGTACCTCCACTG gtttggAAACTGGGCTGGTCCCCtcagccaggaggagagttcgGCACAACGCTGCCAGAGATCCCTGTGGACTTCTTGCAGGAAAAGGATGTCTTCAGAGAGTTTCTCTACCGCATCAACACACTGG GCTGGAGCAGCAGGACTCAGTTTGAGGAGACCTGGGCCACTTTGCTGGGGGTGCTGGTCACCCAACCCATCACTATGGACCAGGAAGAGGAGACGCAGCAGGAG GAGGACTTGGAGCGTACCCAGTTGAATGTGCTAGCAGTGCAGGCCATCACCAGCCTGGTGCTGAGTGCCATGACCCTGCCCACCGCTGGCAACCCTGCAGTCAGCTGTCTGGAACAGCAGCCCCGCAACAAGAGCCTCAAAGCCCTGGAAACACG GTTTGGAAGGAAACTTGCAGTGATTAGGGGTGAAGTGGAGAGAGAGATTCAGGCTCTTGTGTCGAAGAGAGACAATGTCCATACACATCACCCGTACCACGCCTGGGACCCTGTGCCCTCGCTGTCAGCAGCTTCCACAG CAGGTACACTGATCAGCCATGAGAAACTGCTGCTTCAGAttaacacagagagagagattggCAACATGGATTACAAACTGGGGCAG GTCTCCATCCATTCAGTGTGGTTGGGTAACAACATCACTCCTCTGAGGGAGGAAGAATGGGGTGAGGATGAAGAAGATGAGGCAGACACTCCAGCACCCACCTCTCCACCAATATCTCCTATAAACTCTAG GAAGCACCGTGCAGGAGTGGATATTCATTCATGCTCTCAGTTTCTCCTGGAGCTCTACAGCCAGTGGCTAATCCCTGGCTCTCCCAGTAACAGAAGGACCCCAACCATCCTCATCAGTGAAGTGGTCCGATCG ctgctggcGGTGTCGGACCTGTTCACAGAgaggaaccagtttgacatgatGTTCTCCACCCTGATGGAACTGCAGAAGCTCCACCCACCAGAGGATGAAATACTGAATCAGTACCTGGTACCTGCCATCTGcaaggctgctgctgttttgggcATG gACAAAGTAATCGCAGAGCCTGTGTGCCGCCTGTTGGAGACGACCCTGCGCAGCACCCACCTGCCCAGCCGTATGGGGGCCCTGCATGGGGTGCTTTATGTGTTGGAGTGTGACCTGCTGGACGATACAGCCAAACAGCTCATCCCCACAGTCTCTGAATACCTTCTATCCAACCTCAGGGCTATCGCTCA CTGTGTGAACCTGCATAACCAGCAGCATGTGTTGGTGATGTGCGCAGTGGCCTTTTACATGATGGAGAACTACCCTCTGGATGTAGGGGCTGAGTTTATGGCTGGAGTTATACAG TTATGTGGTGTGATGGTGTCGGCCAGTGAGGACTCCACTCCGTCTGTCATCTATCACTGCGTGCTCCGTGGTCTGGAGCGCCTCCTGCTGTCTGAGCAGTTGTCACGTGTAGACGGGGAAGCGCTGGTCAAGCTCAGCGTGGACCGAGTCAACATGCCATCACCACATAGAGCCATGGCTGCCCTGGGTCTCATGCTTACCTGCATGTACACCG GCAAGGAGAAAGCCAGCCCTGCCAGCCGCCCTGCCCACTCTGACCCTCAGGCCCCAGACAGCGAGTCAATCATTGTTGCCATGGAGAGGGTCTCTGTGCTCTTCGACAG GATTAGGAAGGGTTTACCCAGCGAGGCTCGGGTGGTGTCCAGGATTCTGCCTCAGTTCCTGGATGACTTCTTCCCGCCACAGGACGTCATGAACAAGGTCATCGGAGAGTTCCTGTCCAATCAGCAACCTTATCCTCAATTCATGGCCACCGTCGTCTATAAG